TCTCCGACATTCCGTGGAATGGCCCCGTCGGCGCCGTGCGCGTCGCCGAGATCGATGGCGAGTTCGTCGCCAACCCGAACCACGAGCAGATGGGCATGTCGACCCTCGACCTCATCTACGTCGGCACCAAGACCGAGATGCTCATGATCGAAGGTTCCGCCGACCAGATGCCGGAAGACCGCTTCATCGAGGCCCTCGAGTTCGGTCAGCAGGCCATCCAGCCGATCATCGCCTCCATCGAGGAGCTCCGCGAGAAGGCCGGCAAGGCCAAGAAGGAGTTCGACCTCGTCAAGGCTTCCGACGCCGCCCGCGCCATCATCGAGCGCGTCGCCGGTGACCGCGTTGGCCCCGCCATCTTCGGCTTCGAGAAACAACAGCGCGCCGCCAACGTCCAGGGCATCAAGGACGAGGCCCGCGAGGCCCTCACCGCCGAACTCGGCGAAGACGGCTTCACCGATGCCGACATCGCCATCGTCTTCGAGGAGCTCCAATACAAGGCCTACCGCAAGTCCGTCCTCAAGGAGAACATCCGTGCCGACAAGCGTGGCCCGAAGGACCTCCGTCAGATCGACTGCGAAGTCTCCGTCCTCCCCCGCGTCCACGGTTCCGCCCTCTTCCAGCGCGGCGACACCCAGGGTCTGGTGCTCACCACCCTCGGCCCGACGAAGGAAGCCCAGTCCATGGACGGCCTCACCGGTGGTGCGACCTCCAAGTCCTTCATCCTTCACTACAACATGCCGCCCTTCACCGTCGGTGAAGCCGGCCGCTTCGGTGGACAGTCCCGCCGCGAGATCGGTCACGGCGCCCTCGCCGAGCGTTCCCTCGTGCCGGTGCTCCCCTCCGAGGAAGTGTTCCCCTACTCCATCCGCGTCGTCTCCGAGCTGATGGCCTCCAACGGTTCCACCTCCATGGCCTCCATCTGCGGCGGCTGCTTGTCCCTCATGGACGCCGGTGTGCCGATCATCGCCCCGGTTGCCGGTATCTCCTGCGGTCTCATCACCGAGAACGAAGAGAAGCCGCTCGAGGGTAAGTGGGAAACCATCACCGACATCCTCGGTGAGGAAGACCACTTCGGCGACATGGACTTCAAGCTCGCCGGCACCACCGAGGGCATCACCGGCTTCCAGCTGGACCTCAAGATCAAGGGCCTCCCGTTCGAGATCGCCAAGCAGGCCATCTACCAAGCCCGCGACGCCCGCATTGAGATCCTCAAGAAGATGCTCGGCGCCATCCCGGCCCCGCGTAAGGAGCTCAGCACCTACGCCCCGCGCATCCAGACCATCCAGATCGACCCCGAGAAGATCGGTCTCCTCATCGGCCCCGGTGGCAAGACCATCCGCCGCATCGTGGAAACGTCCGGCGCGCAGATCGATATCTCCGACGACGATTCCGGCAAGGTGTTCATCTACTCCAACAACGCCGACTCCATGAACCGCGCGGTCCAGGAAATCGACGCCCTCTGCGGCGGCGGTTCCCAGATCGAAGTGGGCAAGATCTACGAAGGTCGCGTGACCGGCACCAAGGAGTTCGGCGCCTTCGTCGAATGTCTCCCGGGCAAGGAAGGCCTCTGCCACATCTCCGAGCTGGCCGACTTCCGCGTGCGCCGCACCGAGGACGTCTGCAAGGTCGGCGACTCGATCACCGTCAAGTGCATCGGCATCGACGAGCGCTCCAAGAAGGTCCGCCTCTCCCGCAAGGCCGCCCTCGCCGAGCTCGAAGAGCAGAAGGAAAAGGAAGCCGCCCCCGCCGAGGAGGCCGCTCCCGAAGCCCCGGCTGCCGACGCTCCCGCCGCCGAAGAGCCCAAGTCCGAGTAAGACTCCCGACGTCTGAACGACGTCTTCACCTTCCGGCCCGCGTCCCTTCCCGGACGCGGGCTTTTTGTGCGGTCGAGAACCAAGCGCCCTACTATTTGACCAACCACGCATATGGCCAATAGACGCGCAGGCTAACGCAAGGAAGGATTCAGTTCCGGCATTGAGCTGAACGGATTAATTCCCTTGGGTTCAAGGCACTGACATGCCTCCCGTGTCTACAAACCCCTACGCGTTTCTTGCGCTCTTTCTCGCCGTCGCTCTCGCCTTTCCACTCATCATGTTGGGCGTCGCGCGACTCTGGGTGAAAACCTTTCAGGCCGCCAAACCCGGCCCGCTCAAGAACGCCACCTACGAATGCGGTCTGCCCGCCACCGGCACGCGCATCCAGTTCAAGGCGCACTACTACCTATACGCCATTTTCTTCCTCATCTTCGACGTTGAGGTCCTCTTCCTTCTGCCCTTCGCCGTCGCCTTCACCGGCCTTTCCACCGGCGCCCTGGTGACGATGTTCGTGTTTCTCCTCCTCCTCGCCGAGGGCCTCGTATGGGCCTGGAGCCGCGGTCATCTCGACTGGAAATAACCCTGACCATGAGCGAGACCTCCGACCGTTCCTCTCTCCCGCCGGCCGCCCCCGAACCCTTCCCCGCGGCCGGCAACATATCGGATGAAGAGCGCGAGGAACTCCGCCGCCACGGCATCCTCCTCACGAGCCTGGAAGAACTCTACAACTGGGGCCGCACCAACTCCATCTGGCCGCTCCAATTTGGCCTCGCCTGCTGCGCGATCGAGATGATCGCCACCGCCACCGCCCGCTTCGACATCGCCCGCTTCGGCGCCGAGATTTTCCGTCCCTCGCCCCGCCAGGCCGACCTCATGATCGTTTCCGGCACCGTCACCAAAAAAATGGCCCCTCAGGTCGTGCGTCTCTTCAACCAGATGCCCGAGCCCAAATACTGCATCGCCATGGGGGCCTGCGCCATTTCCGGCGGCCCCTTCAAACAGGGTTACAACGTGCTCAAGGGCATCGACCGTTACATCCCGGTCGACATCTACATCCCCGGTTGTCCGCCGCGGCCCGAAGCCCTGCTCAACGGCCTCATCCAACTGCAGGAGAAAATCAAAACCGAGCGCCTCAAGGGCCCGGCCACCGCCCGCCACCTCAAGCCCGACGCTCCCAGCGAGTATCCGATTCCCGAATACGATGCGCACGATTTAAAACCGCCCAAAAATCCGGCGGTCTGGACGCAAAACCCCCTCCCCCGCGACCAGTAACCGCCGACCTCCCTCCTCCCCGTTTTCTCATCCATGTCTTCCACCGCTGAACTCCTCGACCACCTGCGCGCCCGCTTCCCGGACGCGACGCTCGAGCTGGTGGAGAACCCCGGCCCCGCCGCCCAACACGGCCTGCGCCTCGACCACACCTCCGCCCGCCTCATCGCCACCTACCTGCGCGAGGATCCGGCCTGGCAACTCGACTACTGCTCCAACGTGAGCGGCGTTGATTGGATCGACCGCGAGGAGACCGAAAAGGTCACCACCACCGTGACGGCCGAAGACGGCTCCACCGCAGAAAAGGTGGAGAAGGTCACGCGCACCATTCCCGGCTATTTCGAGGTCGTTTATCACCTCTATTCCATGGCCCGCAAAACCAGCGAGCCCGTCATCCTGCGGCTGCGCACGGCCAACCGCACCGACGACACTGTGGTGCCTTCCCTCACCCCGGTCTGGCGCTCCTGCGAATTTCAGGAACGCGAGGTTTACGACCTCTACGGCGTCTCCTTCACCGACCATCCCGACCTGCGCCGCATCCTCATGTGGGACGAGTTTAAGGACCACCCCATGCGCAAGGACTACGTCGAGCCCGACGACTACGAATACGAGCCGACGCCGCACGCCACCGTCCTCGAACGCGCCGCCAAACACTATCCCCCCGCATCGCCTGCCGAGGAGGGCTCGCAATCATGAAGGACCTCCCGTCCGTTCCTCCCTTCGGCACCCCGGGCAGCCCCTTCGGCGGTCCGTCCGTGCGCTCCGTGCATGACGATTTTCACGGCG
This portion of the Actomonas aquatica genome encodes:
- the pnp gene encoding polyribonucleotide nucleotidyltransferase, producing the protein MNNKQTVEVPGMGLQFTTGDMAKFANGAVTVTQGETKVFVSATAATTMRPGQDFFPLTVDYREKYSAAGRFPGGFFKREGRPSEKEILTSRLCDRPCRPLFPEGFLNEVQLIGLLLSADQINESDILMLNGCSAALAISDIPWNGPVGAVRVAEIDGEFVANPNHEQMGMSTLDLIYVGTKTEMLMIEGSADQMPEDRFIEALEFGQQAIQPIIASIEELREKAGKAKKEFDLVKASDAARAIIERVAGDRVGPAIFGFEKQQRAANVQGIKDEAREALTAELGEDGFTDADIAIVFEELQYKAYRKSVLKENIRADKRGPKDLRQIDCEVSVLPRVHGSALFQRGDTQGLVLTTLGPTKEAQSMDGLTGGATSKSFILHYNMPPFTVGEAGRFGGQSRREIGHGALAERSLVPVLPSEEVFPYSIRVVSELMASNGSTSMASICGGCLSLMDAGVPIIAPVAGISCGLITENEEKPLEGKWETITDILGEEDHFGDMDFKLAGTTEGITGFQLDLKIKGLPFEIAKQAIYQARDARIEILKKMLGAIPAPRKELSTYAPRIQTIQIDPEKIGLLIGPGGKTIRRIVETSGAQIDISDDDSGKVFIYSNNADSMNRAVQEIDALCGGGSQIEVGKIYEGRVTGTKEFGAFVECLPGKEGLCHISELADFRVRRTEDVCKVGDSITVKCIGIDERSKKVRLSRKAALAELEEQKEKEAAPAEEAAPEAPAADAPAAEEPKSE
- a CDS encoding NADH-quinone oxidoreductase subunit A; protein product: MPPVSTNPYAFLALFLAVALAFPLIMLGVARLWVKTFQAAKPGPLKNATYECGLPATGTRIQFKAHYYLYAIFFLIFDVEVLFLLPFAVAFTGLSTGALVTMFVFLLLLAEGLVWAWSRGHLDWK
- a CDS encoding NADH-quinone oxidoreductase subunit B, which translates into the protein MSETSDRSSLPPAAPEPFPAAGNISDEEREELRRHGILLTSLEELYNWGRTNSIWPLQFGLACCAIEMIATATARFDIARFGAEIFRPSPRQADLMIVSGTVTKKMAPQVVRLFNQMPEPKYCIAMGACAISGGPFKQGYNVLKGIDRYIPVDIYIPGCPPRPEALLNGLIQLQEKIKTERLKGPATARHLKPDAPSEYPIPEYDAHDLKPPKNPAVWTQNPLPRDQ
- a CDS encoding NADH-quinone oxidoreductase subunit C, with the protein product MSSTAELLDHLRARFPDATLELVENPGPAAQHGLRLDHTSARLIATYLREDPAWQLDYCSNVSGVDWIDREETEKVTTTVTAEDGSTAEKVEKVTRTIPGYFEVVYHLYSMARKTSEPVILRLRTANRTDDTVVPSLTPVWRSCEFQEREVYDLYGVSFTDHPDLRRILMWDEFKDHPMRKDYVEPDDYEYEPTPHATVLERAAKHYPPASPAEEGSQS